The nucleotide sequence AAACTCTAATGGCCCCATTTAATTAACATAacattcatttgaattttattaaacatgaatttaaagactagatgcAAAACAGTAtgaaaagatcaattttttGCTAACATCATTTTTTACATATCTTATACAAATTAAGGGAAATGCAGGGATGCTAACAAATCAACCGGGTgtcacatttttcttctttgcaacAGAAATACAAAACAGAGCGATTGACAAGATATTTAGCTTCTGCAATGTAAATGCATGAAGTATGTATTGGTCATGCAATTACAAAAATGCAAAGATTCtgttatttcttcaaaatttattacccattttaactttgattaaataatataaacaactGGCAaggcttttatttaattttgttacaaatttttctgcattcatcagatttaaaaaaataagaaaattgaattacaaaatgaaaaaataatttgtcatagatttttctaaattttctgcAGAGTAGTCGtatgattaaatttagaaaattataacttttatgcatttttttctacaataataataaaataaagcacatattaaattttttcacaatttaaataaaaatctgtagTGTTTAATATTCTCGAGAGAGTAACAAAACCtgcaataaaatatcaaaatctcagcaattattttatattgtaacaattcagcatcttttatttatattttaagtttgatttgATCTtggaaaatttgtaatttcactgctgatttgtaaatttacttttgccGCAGAACAGTAAGATTCAATTCTGCTTCTGGATTCGCCcatatggaggaaaaaaaatattttaaaaataaataaaaggttgttaaaaaaatgcaaaattgggTTTTTCACAGTTTTTAAAGCTTTCTATAATTCTGCTGATGAATTGAAAATCAGTAACagtatagtaatatttatatttttagtttgatttgactcttggaaaatttgcaatattacaataaatgtaatattactttttctgCAGAAGACAGGGTGCGTagtcaaattattcaacaaaaaataagcaccttttaagtacttttcaagcactcaaaagatatttttaagcactttaaaaaaatatcataattgggcagggttggaaagtttttgacaattgacggttttatcttgttttaaccgtcatgtcaaaaaaaaaaaaaaacttttggcattgtttttgacaattgtcaaaaatcatgaaattttgaatcatgtaaaacgaatggtgTTTTCAAACGCTATGGACTGACAATACgtcgaaatagattggggttgaatgaattgtgaaaacgttgaacagaacaatgtgaactgcgtCTCTTTGCATAATTCACAGCGAAAATGAACATGgcaaaggaaaaatttcattttgaaatagggaaaattaagcactttttaaaaaaagccaatgaaaaaagaaccttaaagggcttttaaaaaacgaaaattgaaaataagcacctttaagtactttttaaaaacgatacGCACCCTGTAATATTACtattaatgtaatattactttttctgCAGAAGAATAAGATTTAATCCAACTTCTGGGTTTGTCCatatgggaaatttttttttttagaactcacaaaaaaattaaaaggttgttaaaaaaaaaaattcgaaactgGATATTTCACATAATTGTGTTGATTGCTCAAACACATCTGTAATCTTTCCTGCCAATATATAAACTTTCAATAAAGATAACCTGCAGAAGTTAGCATCCCACTGAAATGGCATTTCCCTCTTGAGCCCTTCACTCAGTCTAAATGAACATAACAGATGAAAAGTATATCAGTTCCACTATTTGTGCTTCTTGCTACCTATTAGTGTTTTCTCCTATGTCACCAGGAAAAAATACAGATGATGCACTACTTCCGCTATCAAGCTGACTCTCAGTGGACTGAAGTATCGGTGGTGCACTAGTCTTCTTTAGTATTCCACGTAACCTACCATCACCAGGAGATGTTGGAGTCAGTGGTATCTGTTCTGAGGAAGGCATAAGGTTTATTTGATTGGAGAGCACAGGTGTTGCTGGTGCATTTTGTGTGTTGGCAGAAATTATGCTTTCCCTTTCTTTCTGGAACAACTTGCTAAACACTGGCATCAAATTACGAAGCTGAAATAATTGagttatgagaaaaattatttaaatttaaaaattttaattttagattttcaaaaagatttaagaatgctaaaaaatctacaaaaaaaaaaaacttttaaagccaatttaagaattaaaaaaatttaatatacttgaTTAATAGCAGAGCAGCTCTGTTCATAAACTTGCTTTAGCAAATCAGTTTGTGTGGCAAGCATAGTCATATTCCAAAGGAAATTTTCAACAacctaaaaatattcattcaaacttaaaaacaagaaaatgcaTGTAAGTACTC is from Parasteatoda tepidariorum isolate YZ-2023 unplaced genomic scaffold, CAS_Ptep_4.0 HiC_scaffold_564, whole genome shotgun sequence and encodes:
- the LOC122271176 gene encoding uncharacterized protein produces the protein MTMLATQTDLLKQVYEQSCSAINQLRNLMPVFSKLFQKERESIISANTQNAPATPVLSNQINLMPSSEQIPLTPTSPGDGRLRGILKKTSAPPILQSTESQLDSGSSASSVFFPGDIGENTNR